CGATGACAGAGCGCGACTGGGTCCGCGCGCACGCGAACTGGGTGTTCAGCAACCCCGACATGCTGCACCGCGGCATCCTTTCGGCGCACTCCCGATGGACGCAGTTCTTCCGCCGGTTGCGGTACGTCGTGGTCGACGAATGCCACAGCTATCGCGGCGTGTTCGGCTCGCACGTCGCGCTGTTGCTGCGCCGCCTGCGCCGGGTGGCGGAGCACTACGGCGCTTCCCCGGTGTTCGTGCTGGCTTCGGCGACCACCGCGTCCCCCGCTTCCTTCGCCACCCGGCTCACCGGCGTGGAGTGCACCGCGATCACCGACGACGCTTCCCCGCGCGGCGCGCGCACGGTCGCGCTGTGGGAGCCGCCGCTGCTCGACGAGCTGACCGGCGAGAACGGCGCGCCCGTCCGCCGTCCGGCCGGTGTCGAGACCGCGCGGATTCTCACCGAATTGGTCATCGAAGGCGCTCGGTCGCTGGCTTTCGTCCGTTCCCGCCGCGGAGCCGAACTGACCGCGCTGGGGGCGCGCCGCCTTCTGTCCGAAGTGGACCCTCGGTTGGCGGATACCGTTGCGGCGTACCGATCCGGTTATCTCCCGGAGGAGCGGCGTGCCCTGGAGCAAGCCCTGCTTTCGGGTCGGCTGCTCGGCGTCGCGACCACGAACGCGTTGGAGCTGGGCGTCGACATCGCCGGCCTGGACGCCGTGGTCCTGGCTGGCTACCCCGGCACGCTCGCGTCGTTCTGGCAGCAATCCGGCCGCGCCGGCCGTTCGGGCGACGAGGCGCTGGTGGTGTTCGTCGCCCGGGACGATCCGCTCGACACCTACCTGGTGCACCATCCGGCCGCGTTGCTGGAACGCCCGGTGGAAACGGCGGTCCTGGACCCGACGAACCCGTACGTGCTGGGCCCGCAGCTCGCGTGCGCCGTCGCGGAGTTGCCGTTGACCGAACCGGAATTGGAAACCTTCGGCGGCGAGGCGGCCCGAGCGGTGCTGGCGGATCTGGCGGCGGAGAAGCTGCTGCGCCGCCGGTCGAGCGGTTGGTACTGGACGTCGCGCGACCGCCCGCACGCGGACGTCGGCATCCGCGGCTCAGGCGGCGACCAGATCGCGGTGGTGGAAGCGGACTCGGGCCGGATGCTGGGCACCGTCGATCCCGGTTCGGCTTGCTACTCCGTGCATCCCGGTGCGGTGTATTTGCATCAGGGGTCGTCGTATGTGGTCGATGAGCTGGACTTGGAGACGGGCCTGGCGCTGGTGCACGCGGAGGACCCGGACTGGACGACTTCGCCGCGCGAGATCGTCGACATTTCGGTGCTGTCAACGGAAGAACAATGCCGCCACGGCGGGGTGACGGTATGCCTGGGCGAGGTGGCGGTGACGTCGCAGGTGGTGGGGTATCTGCGACGGCGCCCGTCGGGCGAGGTGCTGGACCATACGCCGCTTGACCTGCCAGAACAGAGCCTCCACACGAGGGCTGTCTGGTACACGGTTTCGGATGAACTGCTGGAGTCTCCGGTTGGGGGCTCGGCAGGCGCGGTCGCCGGAACCACGTCACTGACCGCTGGCGGCACCGGTGAAACCAGTGCTGAGTCAACCGTTGTCGGATCGGTCGGAGTCGAAATCGCGTCTCCGGCCGCCGGGGAGCCGGGCCGAGCGGGCGCGGAATCGGTGAGCAGCCAAGCAGGTGGCGAACTCGCCGAACCCGCCGACGCGCCACCGGCCGCCGGGGTTCGTGGTCGAGCGGACGCGAATTCGACGCGCAGCCAAACAGGTGGCGAACTCGCCGGGCCCGCCGACACGCCACCAGCTGCCACGAACCCCGGCCAAGCGAACGCGAATTCGGTGGGCAGCCGATCAGGTGGCGAACTCGGAGGGTCCGCCGACACGCCGCCGGCCGCCGGAGTTCGTAGTCGAGCGGGTGCGGAATCGGTGGGCAGCCAATCAGATGGCGAACTCGCCGAACCCGCCGACACGGCACCGGCCGCCGGGGTTCGTGGTCGAGCGGGAGCGGCGTCGGCGCGCGGCCAGTCGCGTGGTGAACCGGTGGGGACCGGGAGTGTGGCCCCAGCCAGCGGGGGAACTGGCGGGGCCGTTGCGGGGCCGGCGGACAGTGGTGCGGCTGGAGAACCGGTGGGGACCGGGGGCGCCTCGTCGGTTGTCGGGGTGACCGGCGAGGCTTCGGGCGATCCGGCGGCGGGGCGGGGGCGCGGCGCCGGGGTCGAGGTCGGTGGTGCGGTGGGGCCGGTGGGGACCGGGGGTGCTGGCAGGGCACCGGGGGGCGCCGGGTTGATTCCGGCGCGCGTCCCCGGTGCCCTGCATGCCGCCGAGCACGCGGCGATCGGCCTGCTACCGCTGTTCGCTACGTGCGACCGGTGGGACATCGGCGGGGTGTCTACCGCGTGGCACGAGGACACCGGGGAGGCGACGGTGTTCGTGCACGATGGGCATCCCGGGGGTGCGGGATTTGCCGACCGCGGTTATGCCGCGATTGTCCCGTGGCTGGCCGCTACGCGGGAGGCGATCGTCTCCTGCGAGTGCCCGACGGGCTGCCCGTCCTGCGTCCAGTCGCCGAAGTGCGGGAACGGCAA
The nucleotide sequence above comes from Amycolatopsis sp. AA4. Encoded proteins:
- a CDS encoding DEAD/DEAH box helicase — translated: MVGERGRRLLDRVTAGIPAHENPVTHVSRLPERAARHEPWPEWVEPSVVAAFRASGVEKPWRHQVEAASLAQAGTHVVVSTGTASGKSLAYQLPVLSALAANERATALYLSPTKALGADQLRAVSSLDIAGVRAGAFDGDTPMTERDWVRAHANWVFSNPDMLHRGILSAHSRWTQFFRRLRYVVVDECHSYRGVFGSHVALLLRRLRRVAEHYGASPVFVLASATTASPASFATRLTGVECTAITDDASPRGARTVALWEPPLLDELTGENGAPVRRPAGVETARILTELVIEGARSLAFVRSRRGAELTALGARRLLSEVDPRLADTVAAYRSGYLPEERRALEQALLSGRLLGVATTNALELGVDIAGLDAVVLAGYPGTLASFWQQSGRAGRSGDEALVVFVARDDPLDTYLVHHPAALLERPVETAVLDPTNPYVLGPQLACAVAELPLTEPELETFGGEAARAVLADLAAEKLLRRRSSGWYWTSRDRPHADVGIRGSGGDQIAVVEADSGRMLGTVDPGSACYSVHPGAVYLHQGSSYVVDELDLETGLALVHAEDPDWTTSPREIVDISVLSTEEQCRHGGVTVCLGEVAVTSQVVGYLRRRPSGEVLDHTPLDLPEQSLHTRAVWYTVSDELLESPVGGSAGAVAGTTSLTAGGTGETSAESTVVGSVGVEIASPAAGEPGRAGAESVSSQAGGELAEPADAPPAAGVRGRADANSTRSQTGGELAGPADTPPAATNPGQANANSVGSRSGGELGGSADTPPAAGVRSRAGAESVGSQSDGELAEPADTAPAAGVRGRAGAASARGQSRGEPVGTGSVAPASGGTGGAVAGPADSGAAGEPVGTGGASSVVGVTGEASGDPAAGRGRGAGVEVGGAVGPVGTGGAGRAPGGAGLIPARVPGALHAAEHAAIGLLPLFATCDRWDIGGVSTAWHEDTGEATVFVHDGHPGGAGFADRGYAAIVPWLAATREAIVSCECPTGCPSCVQSPKCGNGNDPLDKAGAVAVLGAVLGALRQHGEQCGHGGA